Proteins from a genomic interval of Shewanella seohaensis:
- a CDS encoding LemA family protein, producing the protein MDKLLLGLALIFIVTYLWYVSLVKKRNTALEALSGIDVQLAKRADLVPNILKIAKRFMDHEKSLLTEITELRTQLTRNYNKTDPNAVKEHIAQAEKLNDKMGALMVSVESYPELKSDNTMLEAMQTYNEVEAHISAARRFYNSAVSELNTAVEIFPGSIIASMANIKVMPFYEVNEASKAPIDAADYL; encoded by the coding sequence ATGGACAAACTGTTATTAGGATTAGCGCTGATTTTTATCGTCACCTACCTTTGGTACGTCAGCCTAGTCAAAAAGCGCAATACCGCCCTCGAAGCCCTGTCGGGAATCGATGTGCAGTTAGCCAAGCGTGCCGATCTTGTGCCCAATATCCTCAAAATCGCCAAGCGATTTATGGATCATGAAAAGTCATTACTCACTGAAATCACTGAGCTACGCACGCAATTAACCCGCAATTACAACAAGACAGATCCGAATGCGGTGAAAGAGCATATCGCGCAAGCCGAGAAGCTGAACGATAAAATGGGTGCCTTGATGGTGAGCGTTGAAAGCTATCCCGAGCTGAAGTCGGACAATACTATGCTCGAGGCGATGCAGACCTATAACGAGGTCGAAGCCCATATCTCCGCTGCCCGCCGTTTCTATAACTCGGCGGTGTCTGAGTTAAATACTGCCGTTGAGATTTTCCCTGGGTCGATTATTGCGTCGATGGCAAACATTAAGGTGATGCCATTCTACGAGGTGAATGAAGCCTCTAAAGCGCCGATAGACGCGGCGGATTATCTGTAA